The Metabacillus sediminilitoris genome window below encodes:
- a CDS encoding YdhK family protein: protein MSKKIGMGIVSLILAFTLSACASNDEETKSDKNTNTETNSSTEESTEMDHSEMNHSGSGEVPEGLKEAENPTYKVGSQANLETDHMEGMKGAEATIVGAYETTAYVVSYTPTTGGEKVENHKWVIHEEIENAGDEKFEPGTEVVLNADHMEGMKGATAEIDSAEETTVYMVDYTPTNGGEKVKNHKWVTESELSSK from the coding sequence ATGAGTAAAAAAATTGGAATGGGAATTGTTTCATTGATTTTAGCATTTACGTTATCAGCGTGTGCAAGTAATGATGAGGAAACTAAATCAGATAAAAATACGAATACTGAAACGAATTCAAGTACTGAAGAAAGTACGGAGATGGACCATTCTGAGATGAACCATTCTGGCTCAGGTGAAGTTCCAGAAGGTTTGAAAGAGGCAGAAAATCCTACCTATAAAGTTGGAAGTCAAGCTAACCTTGAAACAGACCACATGGAAGGGATGAAGGGTGCTGAAGCAACAATTGTTGGAGCCTATGAAACCACAGCATATGTTGTTTCATATACTCCGACTACTGGTGGGGAAAAAGTAGAAAATCATAAATGGGTTATTCACGAAGAAATTGAAAATGCTGGGGATGAAAAATTCGAACCAGGAACTGAAGTTGTCTTAAACGCAGATCATATGGAAGGGATGAAAGGTGCAACAGCTGAAATTGATTCAGCTGAAGAAACTACTGTGTATATGGTGGATTACACTCCTACAAATGGAGGAGAAAAAGTAAAAAATCACAAATGGGTAACAGAAAGTGAACTGTCATCTAAATAA
- a CDS encoding Sec-independent protein translocase family protein: protein MSDRELPPNTPRWVKVFFIIAIVLILLFVIMKITGIGGDHGPGRHFSSYGSSNYFSTVEHKVHLT, encoded by the coding sequence ATGTCTGATCGCGAATTGCCCCCTAACACACCACGCTGGGTGAAAGTCTTTTTTATCATTGCTATCGTTTTAATTCTGTTGTTTGTAATCATGAAAATCACTGGCATCGGTGGTGATCACGGTCCTGGTCGTCACTTTTCGTCTTATGGGTCTAGTAACTATTTTTCAACAGTAGAACATAAGGTACACCTAACATGA
- a CDS encoding heavy metal translocating P-type ATPase, with amino-acid sequence MSSEVKETNYQIIGMTCAACATRIEKGLNKMDGVKEANVNLALEKSTIKYDPTLVSEEDFQKKIKGLGYDVVKEKKEFNITGMTCAACATRIEKGLNKLEGVKKAAVNLALESATVEYNPSLISTQEIVKRVEKLGYKAISKEEKEDNEDYRQKEIKKQQGKFIFSLILSLPLLWAMVSHFTFTSFIYLPDALMNPWVQLVLATPVQFFIGKQFYVGAYKALRNKSANMDVLVALGTSAAYFYSLYLTIASIGSHAHMVSLYYETSAILITLILLGKLFEAKAKGRSSEAIKKLMGLQAKTAIVIRDGVEKELPLEEVQVGDLVYIKPGEKVPVDGEIIEGQSAIDESMLTGESVPIDKTIGDLVIGATINKNGFLKIKAKKVGRDTALSQIIKVVEEAQGSKAPIQRLADQISGIFVPIVVGIAIVTFLIWYIWISPGDFAEALEKLIAVLVIACPCALGLATPTSIMAGSGRAAEFGILFKGGEHLEKTHLIDTVILDKTGTVTNGTPKLTDVILHEDFEELEFLSLIGSAENQSEHPLAQAIVQGIKEKNIGLKEVKEFEAIPGYGVRAIVDNRRILIGTRRLMTKEHIDIETALPTMESLENTGKTAMLVSIDGIYIGIVAVADTIKETSIEAIQRLKDLNINVVMITGDNKRTAEAIGKQVKIEHVIAEVLPEGKAEEVKKLQKEGKKVAMVGDGINDAPALAVADIGMALGTGTDVAMEAADITLISGDLNTIADAIIMSKKTIRNIKQNLFWAFAYNVVGIPIAAIGLLAPWLAGAAMAFSSVSVVINALRLQRIKL; translated from the coding sequence ATGAGTAGTGAGGTTAAAGAAACAAATTATCAAATTATAGGAATGACATGTGCTGCATGTGCAACAAGAATTGAAAAAGGCCTAAATAAGATGGACGGTGTTAAAGAAGCAAATGTAAATTTAGCACTTGAAAAATCAACGATTAAGTATGACCCTACACTTGTGTCTGAAGAAGACTTTCAAAAGAAAATTAAGGGGCTCGGCTACGATGTAGTAAAAGAGAAAAAAGAATTTAATATTACTGGTATGACATGTGCTGCTTGTGCAACAAGAATTGAAAAAGGACTAAACAAATTAGAAGGTGTTAAAAAGGCAGCTGTAAACCTGGCCTTAGAAAGTGCAACAGTGGAATATAATCCTTCATTAATAAGCACACAAGAAATTGTTAAACGTGTTGAGAAATTAGGATATAAAGCTATTTCAAAAGAGGAAAAAGAAGATAACGAAGATTATCGCCAAAAGGAAATCAAGAAACAACAGGGAAAGTTTATATTCTCATTAATCCTCTCTTTGCCACTATTGTGGGCGATGGTTAGCCATTTCACTTTTACGTCTTTTATCTACCTACCAGATGCATTAATGAACCCTTGGGTGCAATTAGTTCTTGCCACTCCAGTCCAATTTTTCATTGGAAAGCAATTCTATGTAGGTGCCTATAAAGCATTAAGAAATAAAAGTGCAAATATGGATGTTTTAGTTGCACTAGGAACATCAGCTGCTTACTTTTATAGTTTATATTTAACGATAGCATCCATAGGTTCTCATGCCCACATGGTGAGTCTCTATTATGAAACAAGTGCTATCTTGATTACCTTGATTCTTTTAGGAAAGCTTTTTGAAGCAAAAGCAAAAGGTCGTTCATCAGAAGCAATTAAAAAGTTAATGGGTCTTCAGGCAAAAACAGCAATTGTTATTAGAGATGGAGTTGAAAAAGAATTACCACTTGAAGAAGTTCAAGTTGGTGACCTCGTATATATCAAGCCAGGTGAGAAAGTACCAGTGGATGGTGAAATTATCGAAGGGCAATCTGCGATAGATGAATCCATGTTAACAGGCGAAAGTGTTCCTATTGATAAAACAATTGGTGATTTAGTTATTGGTGCAACGATCAATAAGAATGGTTTTTTAAAGATAAAAGCAAAGAAAGTAGGAAGAGATACAGCCCTTTCCCAAATCATTAAGGTTGTAGAAGAAGCTCAAGGATCGAAGGCTCCGATTCAACGTCTTGCTGATCAAATCTCAGGAATCTTTGTCCCTATTGTTGTAGGTATTGCTATTGTCACTTTCCTGATCTGGTATATTTGGATTAGTCCAGGTGATTTTGCGGAAGCTCTAGAAAAATTAATTGCTGTATTGGTAATTGCTTGTCCTTGTGCACTCGGTTTAGCTACACCTACATCAATTATGGCAGGTTCAGGGAGAGCTGCTGAGTTTGGTATTCTCTTTAAAGGAGGAGAACACCTAGAAAAGACACACCTTATAGACACAGTAATTCTAGATAAAACAGGAACAGTTACAAATGGTACTCCAAAATTAACTGATGTCATTTTACATGAAGACTTTGAAGAACTAGAGTTTTTATCACTTATTGGTTCTGCTGAAAATCAGTCTGAACATCCTTTGGCTCAAGCAATTGTTCAGGGGATAAAAGAAAAAAATATAGGTCTAAAAGAGGTAAAAGAATTTGAAGCAATCCCAGGTTATGGTGTAAGAGCTATTGTAGATAATAGAAGAATTCTTATTGGAACCCGCAGGCTTATGACAAAAGAACACATTGATATAGAAACAGCATTACCGACGATGGAAAGCCTTGAGAACACTGGAAAAACAGCTATGCTTGTAAGCATTGATGGAATATACATCGGTATTGTTGCCGTAGCCGATACAATTAAAGAAACATCAATAGAGGCTATTCAACGATTAAAGGATTTGAATATTAATGTTGTTATGATTACAGGTGATAATAAAAGAACAGCAGAGGCTATTGGAAAACAGGTCAAAATTGAACATGTTATTGCTGAGGTTCTCCCTGAAGGTAAAGCCGAAGAAGTAAAGAAACTTCAAAAAGAAGGAAAAAAGGTAGCTATGGTTGGCGATGGAATTAATGATGCCCCAGCTTTAGCTGTTGCTGATATTGGAATGGCTTTGGGTACAGGAACAGATGTAGCGATGGAGGCTGCTGATATTACGCTAATAAGTGGTGATTTAAATACGATCGCAGATGCAATTATTATGAGTAAAAAAACCATTCGAAATATCAAACAAAACCTCTTCTGGGCATTTGCATATAACGTAGTTGGTATTCCAATTGCAGCAATTGGTCTTTTGGCTCCATGGTTAGCTGGTGCTGCTATGGCTTTCAGTTCAGTATCTGTTGTAATAAATGCTCTACGCCTCCAAAGAATTAAGTTGTAA
- a CDS encoding F510_1955 family glycosylhydrolase, which translates to MKIKRRIISLFFISIFLTACNEVETKNSTQNSETFEELKDIKIEHIHGMGYAGNNNDLYFAIHDGLVRLSHNKWYKTSENNHDYMGFQAIDEGFYSSGHPEQGSNLKNPLGLIKSSDAGRSFKKLAFYGETDFHYLAAGYTSHTIYVINEMQNTELETGLYYTDDEGENWIKSDMKGVSFNSIGNIATHPTKSNMIGISTDNGLFISDDFGSQFKLISNSNPVTTLQFDENSIYYFSLNENDSTLIKKDLATQKEVNLSIPSEINQDNPVMLIASNPKNRDEITVITYKNDIYQTIDNGTSWKSLMTDGEIK; encoded by the coding sequence GTGAAGATTAAAAGAAGGATTATCTCTCTATTTTTTATAAGTATTTTTCTAACAGCATGTAATGAAGTAGAGACAAAAAACTCAACTCAAAATTCAGAAACTTTTGAAGAATTAAAGGATATAAAAATAGAACATATTCACGGGATGGGGTACGCAGGAAACAATAATGATTTATATTTCGCCATTCATGATGGATTAGTTCGACTTTCACACAATAAATGGTATAAAACAAGTGAAAACAATCATGATTATATGGGATTCCAAGCTATTGATGAGGGGTTTTACTCAAGTGGGCATCCTGAGCAAGGATCTAATTTAAAAAACCCACTTGGATTAATCAAAAGCTCAGATGCTGGAAGATCTTTTAAAAAACTTGCTTTTTACGGTGAAACAGATTTTCACTATTTAGCTGCGGGGTACACTAGCCATACGATATACGTCATTAATGAAATGCAAAATACAGAATTAGAAACAGGCTTATATTACACAGATGACGAAGGAGAGAATTGGATAAAAAGTGACATGAAAGGAGTTTCTTTTAACTCTATTGGTAACATCGCTACCCATCCAACAAAGTCAAATATGATTGGAATCTCCACTGATAATGGCTTATTTATTTCAGATGATTTTGGCAGCCAATTCAAGTTAATTTCAAATTCTAATCCAGTTACTACTTTACAATTCGACGAAAACTCAATCTATTATTTTAGTTTAAATGAAAATGATTCTACACTTATCAAAAAAGATCTTGCGACTCAAAAAGAGGTTAACCTTTCCATACCATCTGAAATTAATCAAGACAATCCAGTTATGCTTATTGCTTCAAACCCCAAAAATAGAGACGAGATTACAGTAATTACCTATAAAAATGACATATATCAAACCATAGATAACGGCACCTCTTGGAAATCCTTAATGACCGATGGGGAAATTAAATAA